In Croceicoccus sp. Ery15, a genomic segment contains:
- the msrB gene encoding peptide-methionine (R)-S-oxide reductase MsrB, whose product MAEKLDLPDSEWRERLTPEQYRVLREGGTERAFAGALYHNDDDGMYRCAGCHAPLFTSDTKYESGSGWPSFFQPVSADAVREITDTSHGMVRTEIRCASCDGHLGHVFPDGPRPTGLRYCMNSVALDFEQAESQKTED is encoded by the coding sequence ATGGCTGAAAAGCTTGATCTGCCCGACAGCGAATGGCGCGAAAGGCTGACCCCCGAACAATATCGCGTGCTGCGCGAAGGCGGCACCGAACGGGCATTCGCGGGGGCGCTTTACCACAATGACGACGATGGCATGTACCGTTGTGCCGGATGCCACGCGCCTTTGTTCACGTCGGACACCAAATATGAAAGCGGGTCGGGCTGGCCCAGCTTTTTCCAGCCGGTCAGCGCCGATGCGGTGCGAGAGATTACGGATACCAGCCACGGCATGGTGCGCACCGAAATCCGCTGCGCCAGTTGCGACGGGCATTTGGGCCATGTCTTTCCCGACGGCCCGCGACCCACGGGTTTGCGCTATTGCATGAACAGCGTGGCGCTGGATTTCGAACAGGCGGAAAGCCAGAAAACAGAAGATTGA
- a CDS encoding arylsulfatase, which yields MAKQPNILILWGDDIGQSNISFFTKGMMGYKTPNIDSIAEQGMAFTDYYAEQSCTAGRASFIMGQNGVRTGLTKVGMPGAKEGMQEVNPTIARVLKSAGYSTGQFGKNHLGDRDEHLPTMHGFDEFFGNLYHLNAEEEPENPDYPKPEDFPDFKKNYGPRGVLHCHADGKGGQSIEDTGPLTKKRMETIDDEAYEKASAFIRKAVEADVPFFVWFNTTHMHFRTHCKPESRGQAGRWQSEYHDVMIDHDKTIGQMLALLDELGVTDNTFVMYSTDNGPHRNSWPDAGTTPFRSEKNTSWEGAYRVPAMVKWPGHIEPGQVSNDIVSHLDWLPTFAEMAGIDDVTGKLKAGCELDGHKYKVHLDGHSMVGHLTKGEKSPRQGFIYWTDEGDVAALRVDNWKAVFMEQRCTGTLQIWYEPFVTGRMPKLFNLRTDPYEFADITSNTYWDWYLDRAFILVPMQGIIGKFLETLKEFPPSQKAGSFNLEKVMATMTNAATGGA from the coding sequence ATGGCCAAGCAACCCAATATCCTCATCCTGTGGGGGGACGATATCGGTCAATCCAATATTAGTTTCTTCACCAAGGGCATGATGGGCTATAAAACGCCCAACATCGACTCCATTGCCGAACAGGGCATGGCATTCACCGATTACTACGCCGAACAAAGCTGCACGGCGGGCCGCGCCAGCTTTATCATGGGCCAGAACGGCGTTCGCACCGGCCTGACCAAGGTGGGTATGCCCGGCGCCAAGGAAGGCATGCAAGAAGTCAATCCGACCATTGCCCGCGTGCTCAAATCGGCAGGCTATTCGACTGGCCAGTTCGGCAAGAACCACCTTGGCGACCGCGACGAACACCTGCCCACCATGCATGGTTTCGACGAGTTCTTCGGCAATCTCTATCATTTGAATGCTGAGGAAGAGCCGGAAAACCCCGACTATCCGAAGCCTGAAGACTTCCCCGACTTCAAAAAGAACTATGGCCCGCGCGGCGTGCTGCATTGCCATGCCGACGGCAAGGGCGGCCAGTCGATCGAGGATACCGGCCCGCTGACGAAAAAGCGGATGGAGACCATTGATGACGAGGCCTATGAAAAGGCCAGCGCCTTTATCCGCAAGGCGGTGGAAGCGGATGTGCCCTTCTTCGTCTGGTTCAACACCACCCACATGCATTTCCGCACGCATTGCAAGCCGGAGAGCCGCGGGCAGGCTGGTCGCTGGCAGTCGGAATATCACGATGTGATGATCGATCACGACAAGACCATCGGGCAGATGCTGGCGCTGCTCGACGAACTGGGCGTGACCGACAATACCTTCGTGATGTATTCGACCGACAATGGCCCGCACCGCAACAGCTGGCCGGATGCAGGCACCACGCCGTTCCGTTCGGAAAAGAACACCAGCTGGGAAGGCGCCTATCGCGTGCCTGCCATGGTCAAGTGGCCGGGTCATATCGAGCCGGGCCAGGTGTCGAACGATATCGTCTCGCACCTCGACTGGCTGCCGACTTTTGCCGAAATGGCGGGGATCGATGACGTTACGGGTAAGCTGAAAGCGGGCTGCGAACTCGACGGTCACAAGTATAAGGTTCATCTCGACGGTCACTCAATGGTCGGTCACCTGACCAAGGGTGAAAAATCGCCGCGTCAGGGCTTTATTTACTGGACTGACGAAGGTGATGTGGCGGCTCTGCGCGTCGATAACTGGAAGGCGGTGTTCATGGAACAGCGCTGCACCGGTACGCTGCAGATCTGGTACGAGCCGTTTGTCACTGGACGTATGCCCAAGCTGTTCAACCTTCGTACCGACCCTTACGAGTTCGCGGACATTACTTCGAACACCTATTGGGACTGGTATCTGGACCGCGCCTTTATTCTGGTTCCCATGCAGGGGATCATCGGCAAGTTCCTTGAAACATTGAAGGAATTCCCGCCAAGCCAGAAGGCAGGCAGCTTCAACCTTGAAAAGGTGATGGCAACGATGACCAATGCCGCGACCGGCGGCGCCTGA
- a CDS encoding antA/AntB antirepressor family protein — MIDARTLHGWLGIGDRFDQWLKRRCREYGFIEGEDFYPHKIVQIDGKKVHHRRKDYLLTFDMAKELAMVERTDIGRKTRRYFIQMEKAARCILSH, encoded by the coding sequence ATGATTGACGCTCGGACCCTGCACGGGTGGCTTGGGATCGGCGACCGCTTCGACCAGTGGCTCAAACGCCGTTGCCGCGAATATGGATTCATCGAGGGCGAGGACTTTTATCCGCACAAGATTGTGCAGATAGACGGGAAGAAGGTGCATCACCGTCGCAAGGACTACCTCCTGACCTTCGACATGGCGAAAGAGCTGGCGATGGTCGAGCGCACCGACATCGGCCGGAAAACCCGCCGCTACTTCATCCAAATGGAGAAGGCTGCGCGCTGCATCCTAAGTCACTGA
- a CDS encoding ATP-binding protein gives MAIRDLNELEFVETLQGYLTPSSPVQRLQLLRGRREQVTQITRAFHSKGRHVFIFGDRGVGKSSLALSVANFLCAEDDRPIQLACNSETFFSLARNLASQLLGATPVNGGVSGGSIGLAGYGLSATLEGQLQAREVPELTSLNEVVSVIRYCVDKHLQERVVIFDEFDALPNDADRGLFADFIKQMGDQSVPIKMLFTGIGQSLESLLAAHHSCYRYLASVSLSPLNWDGRLAIINAAAEALGIEVDMSTQYRIGAISDGFPHYIHLICEKLFWEIFDDPEDISQVTPELYRRAIEAAVQDIEPFLQELYETATRKYNDDYQEVLWAVADHHEFERRSTDIFLSYQDIMKQRPHPAMDRTRFNTRMNSLKKDSHGAILIGTRQGWYELREPILRGYIRLRAERDGVALAQDHPQDTGARTLQLFKDKRAPQ, from the coding sequence ATGGCAATTAGAGACCTGAACGAACTAGAGTTCGTAGAAACGCTACAGGGCTACCTGACCCCAAGCAGCCCCGTTCAACGGCTGCAACTACTTCGCGGGCGGCGGGAACAGGTCACACAAATCACTAGGGCCTTCCATTCAAAGGGGCGGCACGTATTCATCTTTGGCGACCGCGGCGTCGGCAAGAGTTCTTTGGCATTGTCAGTGGCGAACTTCTTGTGCGCGGAGGATGACCGGCCAATCCAACTAGCTTGCAATAGTGAGACGTTCTTTTCCCTTGCGCGGAACCTCGCTTCGCAGCTCCTAGGGGCAACCCCAGTTAACGGCGGGGTGTCCGGCGGTTCCATAGGGCTCGCAGGCTATGGTCTCTCGGCAACTCTGGAGGGGCAGCTACAGGCCCGCGAAGTGCCCGAGCTTACATCGCTGAATGAGGTGGTGTCGGTCATCCGCTATTGTGTCGACAAGCATCTTCAAGAGCGTGTCGTGATTTTCGACGAGTTCGACGCGCTGCCCAATGATGCAGACAGGGGGCTTTTTGCTGACTTCATTAAGCAGATGGGCGACCAATCGGTGCCTATCAAAATGCTTTTCACGGGTATCGGCCAGTCGCTTGAGAGTCTCCTTGCCGCTCATCACTCCTGCTATCGTTACCTCGCTTCCGTGTCCCTCTCTCCCTTGAACTGGGATGGCCGCTTGGCAATCATCAACGCGGCTGCTGAGGCTCTCGGCATCGAAGTCGACATGAGCACTCAATATCGCATTGGGGCGATTAGCGACGGCTTCCCTCACTACATCCACCTTATCTGCGAAAAGCTGTTCTGGGAGATTTTCGATGATCCTGAGGATATATCTCAGGTCACTCCCGAGCTCTATCGCAGGGCCATCGAAGCGGCGGTGCAGGACATCGAGCCGTTTCTGCAAGAGCTCTACGAGACAGCGACGCGAAAATATAATGACGACTATCAGGAGGTGTTGTGGGCCGTCGCGGATCACCACGAGTTTGAGCGTCGGAGCACTGACATCTTTCTTTCCTATCAGGACATCATGAAGCAGCGGCCCCATCCAGCTATGGATAGGACGCGGTTTAACACCCGAATGAACTCGCTAAAGAAGGACTCACACGGCGCAATCCTGATCGGAACTCGGCAGGGGTGGTATGAGCTGAGAGAGCCAATCTTGCGCGGCTATATCCGCCTCAGGGCCGAGCGTGATGGCGTTGCATTGGCGCAGGACCATCCTCAAGACACAGGGGCACGAACGCTGCAACTATTCAAAGACAAGCGCGCCCCTCAATAG
- a CDS encoding transglycosylase domain-containing protein: MARNGKRRSSNSAGGRPRHSEKPKKRWWLRILTVLVGIGVLAVIGLVLAVMVTMRSLPSYSTLKASEHGQMIVVRARDGRELVSIGPSYGEWLDSREIPQVMKDAMVAVEDRRFYSHYGVDPIGVARSLMVRVEKGVWRQGGSTITQQLARNIFLNNNKTFDRKAREAILALALERKFSKDQILELYLNKVYFGGGAYGIDSASRLFFSHPATQLEPAEAAIIAGLVKAPSRYSPTADADAAVARAAIVLRLMQQEGYISGAEADRIDVSTVKLKEDHGQNSVRYFTDWVLPQLDFLVPDSFEPIEVWTTLDVGMQRAATTAVKSNAPGGAQGALVSLDRDGAVLALVGGTDYVESNYNRATQAQRQPGSSWKLFVYLAALEAGYTPDTPVYDRQITIDGWTPRNSGGTYAGKIDVRAAFAYSKNTVAAQLGQSVGFGTVASMARRFGITSPISTYPSMVLGASEVRLIELTGAFAAVQAEGRSVEPYGITRVTTADGDLLYERKRGRQDQLVAPYVAAQMTDLLQTAVNTGTGRAAQIGRPAAGKTGTTSSNKDGWFMGFSSGITTGVWMGKDDNSRVAGLQGGTAPARAWAAYMRVATAKRPVEEFTTELTMPEWQLEPDDEAWFGGEGGDYYFFDEEGNPIDPYGRDYRAPPDDGSRPGDAAGYGPDGYRDGYYDNGYPEGYGNTPPSERQPEQPRGIDQDFLDRATGRQEQNLRRDAPPGTGTGQQQVQQQQVITPTRQAQPKMVEIRPAQTN, translated from the coding sequence ATGGCCAGAAACGGCAAGCGGCGTTCGTCGAATAGTGCAGGCGGACGGCCGCGTCATTCAGAGAAACCGAAAAAGCGCTGGTGGCTGCGTATTCTGACGGTGCTGGTCGGCATCGGCGTGCTGGCGGTCATCGGTCTGGTGCTGGCGGTGATGGTCACCATGCGCTCGCTGCCAAGCTATTCGACTTTGAAGGCCAGCGAACATGGCCAGATGATCGTCGTGCGGGCGCGCGACGGGCGCGAACTGGTGTCGATCGGCCCCAGCTATGGCGAATGGCTGGATTCGCGAGAAATCCCGCAAGTGATGAAGGATGCGATGGTCGCGGTGGAGGACCGCCGTTTCTATTCGCATTACGGTGTCGATCCCATCGGCGTCGCCCGTTCGCTGATGGTGCGCGTGGAAAAGGGCGTCTGGAGGCAAGGCGGATCGACGATCACGCAGCAGCTGGCGCGCAATATCTTCCTCAACAACAACAAGACATTCGACCGCAAGGCGCGCGAGGCGATACTTGCACTCGCGCTGGAACGGAAATTCTCGAAGGACCAGATCCTCGAGCTTTATCTGAACAAGGTCTATTTCGGCGGCGGTGCCTATGGCATCGATTCGGCCAGCCGTCTGTTCTTCAGCCATCCGGCCACCCAGCTCGAACCGGCAGAGGCAGCGATCATTGCGGGTCTGGTCAAGGCGCCGTCGCGCTATTCCCCTACGGCCGATGCTGATGCAGCCGTAGCGCGTGCGGCCATCGTGCTGCGGCTGATGCAGCAGGAAGGCTATATCAGCGGGGCCGAAGCGGACCGTATCGACGTCAGCACGGTGAAGCTGAAAGAGGATCACGGCCAGAACTCGGTCCGCTATTTCACCGATTGGGTGCTGCCGCAGCTCGATTTTCTGGTGCCCGACAGTTTCGAACCGATCGAGGTGTGGACCACGCTGGATGTCGGCATGCAGCGCGCGGCGACCACGGCGGTGAAATCCAACGCTCCCGGCGGGGCGCAGGGCGCGCTGGTCAGCCTTGACCGCGACGGCGCAGTGCTGGCGCTGGTAGGCGGCACCGATTACGTCGAAAGCAATTACAACCGCGCCACGCAGGCCCAGCGCCAGCCGGGTTCCTCGTGGAAGCTGTTCGTTTATCTTGCTGCGCTGGAGGCGGGCTATACCCCCGATACGCCCGTCTATGACCGGCAGATCACCATCGACGGCTGGACCCCGCGCAATTCGGGCGGAACCTATGCAGGCAAGATCGACGTGCGCGCGGCCTTTGCCTATTCCAAGAATACGGTGGCGGCACAGCTGGGCCAGTCGGTCGGTTTCGGCACGGTGGCCAGCATGGCGCGCCGTTTCGGCATCACCAGCCCGATCAGCACCTATCCGTCGATGGTGCTGGGCGCATCGGAGGTTCGCCTGATCGAGCTGACCGGTGCCTTCGCCGCCGTTCAGGCCGAAGGGCGTTCGGTCGAACCCTATGGCATTACGCGCGTCACCACGGCGGACGGCGATCTGCTGTATGAACGCAAGCGCGGGCGGCAGGACCAGCTGGTCGCGCCCTATGTGGCCGCGCAAATGACCGATCTGCTGCAAACGGCGGTGAACACCGGCACGGGCCGCGCGGCGCAGATCGGGCGGCCTGCAGCGGGCAAGACCGGCACGACCAGTTCCAACAAGGACGGCTGGTTCATGGGCTTTTCCAGCGGCATCACCACCGGCGTGTGGATGGGCAAGGACGATAATTCGCGCGTGGCCGGATTGCAGGGCGGCACCGCGCCCGCGCGGGCATGGGCGGCCTATATGCGGGTTGCCACGGCCAAGCGCCCGGTCGAGGAATTCACGACCGAGCTGACCATGCCCGAATGGCAGCTGGAGCCCGATGACGAGGCATGGTTCGGCGGCGAGGGCGGCGATTACTATTTCTTCGACGAGGAGGGGAATCCCATCGACCCCTATGGCCGCGATTACCGCGCGCCGCCCGACGACGGTTCGCGCCCCGGCGATGCGGCGGGTTACGGGCCCGACGGCTACCGCGACGGCTATTACGACAATGGCTATCCCGAAGGCTACGGCAATACCCCGCCATCAGAGCGGCAGCCTGAACAGCCGCGCGGGATCGATCAGGACTTCCTCGACCGCGCGACGGGCAGGCAGGAACAGAACTTGCGCCGCGATGCGCCGCCGGGGACCGGAACGGGCCAGCAACAGGTGCAGCAGCAGCAAGTGATCACCCCGACGCGGCAGGCGCAGCCCAAAATGGTCGAAATCCGCCCCGCACAGACGAACTAG
- a CDS encoding recombinase family protein, which translates to MSRIAYYRVSTGDQSIEAQRKALGGSFDREFADEGVSGGSLAASRPAFSQLLSYVREGDTVCVYAIDRLGRDALDVQSTVRGLMEKGVTVDVHGLGSIGRGVGELIVAVLAQVADMERQRIRERCEAGREAAKTALKATGKTHRGKASLGRPNAADPQEVIRWRKENGASIADTAAHFDLSTATVKRYGRAA; encoded by the coding sequence ATGAGCCGGATTGCCTATTACCGCGTCAGCACCGGAGACCAGAGCATCGAAGCGCAACGCAAGGCGCTTGGCGGCTCGTTCGACCGTGAGTTTGCAGACGAAGGTGTAAGCGGCGGATCACTGGCAGCATCGCGCCCCGCGTTCTCCCAACTGCTCTCCTATGTCCGCGAAGGCGACACCGTCTGCGTCTATGCCATCGACCGGCTTGGCCGCGATGCTCTCGACGTCCAGTCGACTGTGCGGGGGCTCATGGAGAAAGGGGTCACGGTGGATGTCCACGGTCTCGGCAGCATTGGCCGAGGCGTTGGCGAGCTCATTGTCGCCGTGCTCGCTCAGGTTGCAGACATGGAACGCCAGCGCATCCGTGAGCGGTGCGAGGCAGGACGGGAAGCGGCCAAGACGGCTCTCAAGGCCACCGGCAAGACCCATAGGGGTAAGGCATCGCTTGGCCGGCCCAACGCAGCGGACCCGCAGGAGGTCATTAGGTGGCGGAAGGAGAACGGTGCGAGCATTGCCGATACCGCAGCACACTTCGACCTCTCCACCGCAACCGTGAAGCGATACGGTCGAGCCGCATAA
- a CDS encoding recombinase family protein, whose product MAEAASIITAETPPKVYCYSRWSTPEQAKGDSFRRQFEAAAKWAERRGYVLDDKLRITDEGVSAFRGSNSLDGGLSRFIEACKRGLIEEGSFLLVESFDRISRMVPRSAQRLVNEIVDNGVTIVTLNDGQEYDAHRLDNDPTSLIISIMVSWRAHEESKTKGRRVAEAWAEKRKQVRADPSKRLTLRAPAWLSADGEAWAVDEAKAATVRRIYSLALEGVGEHRTAAILNEEGVSVLGRGKRWHRSSVCKLLSNEAVLGRLVPGRIEYIDGKRKRVMEEPIDGAYPAIISEADWLAVRALKDGRSRNAKGRHANRPVAHYLAGLASCPLCGSSMTRVFKGKGPKGGKAKLVCSAAKSRAGCAYKSVPIADVEAAMLSGWGHLFASVPADDVTHGLTARRNDLAGAIEAREEHLRDLAEAFDRNPSGSAARVIRRVEEELRTMRDELGAAEERCAMADGGLIASRLGGLQELLEDEEALADHSRINAALKVLFARVVVDYRTGVLAFRWRQGGEASVVYAWPEH is encoded by the coding sequence ATGGCGGAAGCCGCATCAATCATCACCGCAGAGACCCCGCCGAAGGTCTATTGCTATTCACGCTGGTCAACGCCTGAGCAGGCGAAAGGGGACAGCTTCCGCCGCCAGTTTGAGGCAGCGGCGAAATGGGCTGAGCGCCGCGGCTATGTGCTGGACGATAAGCTGCGCATTACAGATGAGGGAGTGTCTGCGTTTCGCGGCAGTAACTCGCTGGACGGCGGGCTAAGCCGCTTTATCGAAGCCTGTAAGCGGGGGTTGATTGAGGAAGGGTCTTTCCTTCTGGTCGAGAGTTTCGACCGCATCAGCCGCATGGTCCCGCGTAGTGCGCAGCGGCTCGTAAACGAGATTGTCGACAATGGCGTCACCATCGTCACCTTGAACGACGGGCAAGAATACGATGCCCACCGTCTCGACAATGACCCCACCTCGCTCATCATCTCCATTATGGTCTCTTGGCGGGCTCACGAGGAGAGCAAGACGAAGGGCCGCAGGGTTGCGGAGGCGTGGGCCGAGAAACGGAAACAGGTGCGGGCAGACCCCAGCAAGCGCCTGACGCTCCGTGCTCCTGCATGGCTCAGTGCCGACGGCGAAGCGTGGGCGGTCGATGAGGCCAAAGCCGCTACGGTGCGCCGCATCTATTCCCTCGCACTGGAGGGCGTGGGAGAGCATCGAACCGCTGCAATCTTGAATGAGGAGGGCGTTTCCGTGCTGGGGCGCGGTAAGCGTTGGCACCGCTCCTCAGTCTGCAAGCTCCTCTCTAACGAGGCCGTTCTAGGGCGGCTCGTGCCGGGTCGGATCGAGTATATCGACGGTAAGCGGAAACGGGTCATGGAGGAGCCGATTGATGGCGCTTATCCTGCAATCATCTCGGAGGCCGATTGGCTTGCCGTGCGCGCATTGAAGGACGGGAGGTCCCGCAACGCCAAAGGTCGTCACGCTAATCGACCCGTTGCCCACTACCTCGCAGGGCTGGCTAGCTGTCCCCTCTGTGGCTCCTCAATGACCCGAGTGTTCAAGGGAAAGGGACCGAAGGGCGGAAAGGCCAAGCTCGTTTGCTCAGCAGCCAAGAGCCGAGCAGGGTGCGCCTACAAGTCAGTGCCCATCGCCGATGTCGAAGCGGCAATGTTGAGCGGCTGGGGCCACTTGTTTGCAAGCGTTCCGGCGGATGATGTGACCCACGGCCTCACCGCCCGCAGGAATGACCTAGCAGGGGCCATAGAGGCACGGGAGGAGCACCTACGGGACTTGGCGGAAGCCTTCGACCGGAACCCGTCGGGCAGTGCTGCGCGTGTCATCCGGCGCGTGGAGGAGGAGCTCAGAACAATGCGGGATGAGCTGGGGGCCGCTGAGGAACGGTGCGCAATGGCAGACGGCGGGCTCATCGCCAGTCGGCTCGGAGGGCTGCAAGAGTTGCTGGAGGATGAGGAGGCGCTTGCGGACCATTCCCGCATCAATGCCGCATTGAAAGTGCTCTTTGCTCGGGTCGTGGTCGACTACCGCACGGGCGTTCTGGCGTTCCGGTGGCGGCAGGGCGGCGAAGCATCCGTCGTATATGCTTGGCCTGAACACTGA
- a CDS encoding NfeD family protein: MGIFDGIDHHWLWLLLGVFLLTAEMLAPGYFLIWLGLAAFATAVVVGVADVTVAIQVLIFAVFSGMSVVAARHWLSMHPIESSDPMMNDRGARLVGEAVVVTTAISGGSGRVKHGDSEWIARGPDAQVGARLVVTGHDGAVLLVGPADASHIAGSPTQVPPALP; encoded by the coding sequence ATGGGCATTTTCGACGGCATCGATCATCACTGGCTTTGGCTGCTTCTGGGCGTTTTCCTGCTGACGGCGGAAATGCTGGCACCCGGCTATTTCCTGATCTGGCTGGGGTTGGCCGCCTTTGCCACTGCGGTGGTGGTGGGGGTGGCCGATGTTACGGTTGCCATTCAGGTGCTGATCTTTGCGGTGTTTTCGGGAATGTCGGTCGTCGCCGCGCGGCACTGGCTGTCGATGCATCCCATCGAAAGCAGCGACCCGATGATGAACGACCGCGGTGCGCGGCTGGTGGGCGAGGCGGTGGTCGTCACCACGGCGATCAGCGGCGGCAGCGGGCGGGTGAAACACGGCGACAGCGAATGGATCGCACGCGGCCCCGATGCACAGGTCGGCGCGCGGCTGGTGGTAACGGGGCACGACGGGGCAGTGCTGCTTGTCGGCCCTGCCGATGCTTCCCATATCGCGGGCTCACCCACTCAAGTGCCGCCAGCCCTGCCGTAA
- a CDS encoding IS5 family transposase (programmed frameshift) → MTRRRFELTDDEWLVIEPLLPNKPRGVPRVDDRRVIDGILWRFRTGSPWADIPERYGPHTTCYNRFVRWRKAGVWDRLLEAVSQAFDGELVMIDSSSIRVHQHGATPKKGDPNRCMGRSRGGLTTKIHALVDGRGLPIQLHLSEGQASDCREAERLLAAVPNATTFLADKAYDSDAIRSQITAQGGFANIPVKRNRRKGFAFSSFLYRYRNLVERFFGKLKNARGLATRYDKRSDNFLAAIKLFCTRLWIAANESTP, encoded by the exons ATGACGCGTCGTAGATTTGAACTGACCGATGATGAGTGGCTGGTGATCGAGCCGTTGTTGCCGAACAAGCCTCGCGGGGTTCCGCGTGTGGATGACCGGCGGGTCATCGACGGGATATTGTGGCGCTTTCGCACGGGCAGTCCTTGGGCTGATATTCCCGAGCGCTATGGCCCACATACCACCTGCTACAACCGTTTCGTGCGCTGGCGCAAAGCCGGTGTGTGGGACCGCCTTCTCGAAGCGGTGAGCCAAGCCTTCGACGGCGAGTTGGTCATGATCGACAGTTCTTCCATCCGGGTCCACCAGCACGGTGCGACCC CTAAAAAGGGGGACCCAAATCGCTGCATGGGACGTTCCCGGGGCGGTTTGACAACCAAGATCCATGCCCTGGTTGATGGTCGCGGCCTGCCGATCCAACTGCATCTGTCCGAAGGCCAGGCGAGCGATTGCCGTGAGGCCGAGAGGCTGCTGGCCGCCGTGCCGAACGCCACCACCTTTCTCGCCGATAAGGCTTATGACAGCGATGCCATTCGCAGTCAGATCACCGCGCAGGGTGGCTTCGCCAACATCCCAGTCAAGCGCAATCGTCGCAAAGGCTTCGCGTTCAGCAGCTTCCTGTATCGCTACCGTAATCTGGTCGAGCGTTTCTTCGGGAAACTCAAAAACGCCAGAGGCTTGGCCACCAGATACGACAAACGAAGCGATAACTTCCTCGCTGCCATCAAGCTCTTCTGCACACGCCTATGGATCGCCGCTAATGAGTCTACGCCCTAG
- a CDS encoding HWE histidine kinase domain-containing protein, with amino-acid sequence MAYGDITRSPAASGEAASAREQQRLDALAEYEVLDSEAEQAFDEIVFIAKTICNAPTALISLVERDRQWFKARVGLDACQTPIEQSVCAHGMHSNELLVIPDLTTDARTRDNALVTADDGVRFYAGAPLVTPAGVVIGMLCVLDAVPRPGGLDPTQRRILKALAGQVVDQLELRKSLRAAAREVEQHRSQTEVLRNASKRLQLAEEAGNVGAFELNIDTRMVKVSPEFCRIYGFENVDTIHGGVIGDRRKIPADKRVEESSMADPDRQVVEEYEIIRANDGAVRWVEMRARYVPPENGAAPAFVGIVTDVTEQHAVNEEIAHRLKNTLALVQAVAGHTLRDIPDPGPVREFNRRVAALATAHDLLLRRSRSSGRLQELARSVFSKLGIDQRVKMLGHDCEMGSRPVLTLSMILHELGTNAMKYGALSVPDGTVELNACIEAGEDEAPWLILRWCETGGPPAREPASKGLGTRLIERGIDPEGKVDMRFGEDGFGLTLSAPMANLAK; translated from the coding sequence ATGGCTTATGGCGATATCACCCGAAGCCCCGCCGCCAGCGGTGAGGCAGCGTCGGCGCGCGAGCAACAACGGCTCGACGCACTGGCGGAGTATGAGGTTCTCGACAGCGAGGCCGAGCAGGCCTTCGACGAGATCGTTTTCATCGCCAAGACTATCTGCAATGCCCCCACCGCGCTGATCAGCCTGGTCGAACGGGACCGGCAATGGTTCAAGGCGCGCGTCGGCCTCGACGCTTGCCAGACCCCGATCGAACAATCGGTTTGCGCCCATGGCATGCACAGCAATGAATTGCTGGTGATCCCCGATCTGACGACGGATGCGCGGACCAGGGACAACGCGCTCGTTACCGCAGACGATGGCGTGCGCTTCTATGCGGGCGCGCCGCTGGTGACGCCTGCGGGCGTGGTGATCGGCATGCTGTGCGTCCTGGATGCCGTGCCGCGCCCCGGCGGGCTGGACCCGACGCAAAGGCGCATACTGAAGGCGCTGGCGGGGCAAGTGGTGGATCAGCTGGAACTGCGCAAATCGCTGCGTGCCGCCGCGCGCGAGGTGGAGCAGCACCGTTCGCAGACCGAAGTGCTGCGCAATGCCAGCAAACGGCTGCAACTGGCCGAGGAAGCGGGCAATGTCGGCGCGTTCGAACTGAATATCGACACCCGCATGGTCAAGGTCAGCCCCGAATTCTGCCGCATCTACGGTTTCGAAAATGTCGACACGATCCATGGCGGCGTCATTGGCGACCGGCGCAAGATCCCGGCCGACAAGCGGGTCGAGGAAAGCAGCATGGCGGACCCCGACCGCCAAGTGGTCGAGGAATACGAGATTATCCGTGCTAATGACGGTGCGGTGCGCTGGGTGGAAATGCGCGCCCGCTATGTCCCGCCAGAGAACGGGGCTGCGCCCGCCTTTGTCGGGATCGTCACCGATGTCACCGAACAGCATGCGGTGAACGAAGAGATTGCCCACCGCCTGAAAAACACGCTGGCGCTGGTGCAGGCGGTGGCGGGCCATACATTGCGCGATATTCCCGATCCCGGCCCCGTGCGCGAATTCAACCGCCGGGTCGCCGCGCTGGCAACCGCGCATGATCTGCTGCTCAGGCGCAGCCGCTCTTCAGGCCGGTTGCAGGAACTGGCGCGCAGCGTGTTCAGCAAGCTGGGTATCGACCAGCGGGTCAAAATGCTGGGCCATGATTGCGAAATGGGATCGCGCCCCGTGCTTACCCTGTCGATGATCCTGCACGAGCTGGGCACCAATGCGATGAAATATGGCGCGCTGTCGGTGCCGGACGGCACGGTCGAGCTGAACGCCTGTATCGAGGCGGGGGAAGACGAGGCGCCGTGGCTGATCCTGCGCTGGTGCGAAACCGGCGGGCCGCCGGCAAGGGAGCCGGCGTCCAAGGGGCTTGGCACGCGGCTGATCGAACGCGGCATCGACCCCGAGGGCAAGGTCGACATGCGCTTTGGCGAGGACGGCTTTGGCCTGACCCTGTCCGCGCCCATGGCCAATCTGGCCAAATAG